Genomic DNA from Synechococcales cyanobacterium T60_A2020_003:
CCGCTACCTCAAGGTGATTGTGCCCGTGTTGGATCAGGACAGTCGCGTAACTGGAGCCGTCATGATCTTTTTCTCAACGGCTAACTTGCGACAAGCCGTGCAGCAACAGCTTGGTCAGGTGGCGATCGCTGCTACGTTGATTATCCTGGCGGGGCTGTTTGCTTCTCTCATTCTCTCTCGCAAAGTCACCGCCCCCATCGCCCAACTCACCGCCGCCGCTGCTGCTCTAGAACAGCAAACCTTTGATCCCGAAAGCTTGAACACTATCAGCCGATCTCCAGATGAGTTGGGTTCCCTGGCTCGGAGTTTTCAAAATATGGCCGCCCAGGTTTACGAGCGGGAACAAAGCCTCCAATCAGCCCGCGAAGCCCTGCGCCGGAGCGAAGCCTACTTTCGATCACTCATTGAAAATGCGTCGGATATCATCCTCACCTTGGATGCCACCACCACCATCCGCTACGCGAGTGCCTCCCTAGAGTCGGTGCTGGGTTATACCGCTGAAGAATGGCTCAACCGCAGTTTGCTAGGACTCGTCCATCCCGATGATTTGCGGATGGTGAATCAGACCCTCCAAACCGTGGCCCAAAAAGAGGGGATCTCGCCGCCCCTGGAAATGCGCCTCCGCCACGCCGATGGGCACTGGATCACCCTAGAGGCGATCGCCAATAATCTTCTCCAGGATCCGGCGGTGAATGGCCTCATTTTTACCCTGCGCGACATCAGCGAACGCAAGCAGGCTGAAGTCTTTCAACAGGAAAAAGAGAGCGCCGAGCAAGCCAATCGCGCCAAGAGTCAGTTCCTCGCCAACATGAGCCACGAATTGCGGACTCCCCTAAACGCCATTATCGGCTATAGCGAAATGCTGCAAGAAGAAGCCCTGGATTTAGACCAAGAGGAGCTAGTCCCAGATTTAGAGAAAATTCATACGGCAGGTAAGCATTTGCTGGCTTTAATTAATGACATCCTGGATCTGTCCAAGATCGAGGCAGGGCGGATGGAGCTATACCTCGAACCCTTTGACATTGATGAACTCATTGATAATGTCAGCATGACGCTGACGCCGCTGATCCAGAAGAACCGAAATAAGTTAGTGATCCAGCGTGGAGACTCCTTGGGAAGCATGTATGCCGATCAAACCAAGGTTCGCCAAAACCTGTTTAATCTGCTCAGCAATGCGGCCAAATTCACGGAAAACGGTACGATTACGCTTTCCGTTGAGCGGGCTGCGGCCACCGATAACAGCGAAAACGACTGGATTACCTTCACCGTCACGGATACCGGGATTGGCATGACGCCCCAGCAGCAGAGCCGACTGTTTCAGGCATTTACCCAGGCCGATGCCACCACGACCCGCAAATACGGCGGCACGGGCTTAGGACTGGCGATCGCCCAGCGCTTTTGCACGATGATGGGCGGCAACATTACCGTCACCAGCCAGGTTGGAACGGGTAGCACCTTTGTGATGACGCTTCCCGCACAAGTGGAAAAACGTCAAGGCCATACCCTAGATGTATCCTCAGAACCAGTCTTGCCGGATAGCGAGATCCCACCCCCCGATCCAAATGGCGTTCCCATTCTGGTGATCGATGATGATCCGACCGTCCATGATCTCCTGCGGCGATCGCTCAGCAAAGAAGGATTTCGTATAGAGAGTGCCCTCAGCAGTGCCGCAGGCCTTGCCCTCGCCTGCTCCATTCATCCGGCGGTGATCACGCTGGATGTGATGATGCCCCAACAGGACGGCTGGACAACCCTCACACACCTTAAATCTGATCCGGAACTGTCAGATATTCCGGTGATTATGATTACGATGGTGAATGATCAGGGAATTGGGTATGCCCTCGGCGCATCGGATTACCTCGTGAAACCCGTCACGCGCGATCGCCTGCTCACCGTGTTGAATAAACACCGTCCAATCCAGCCTCCGGGCACGGTTCTGGTGGCCGACGATGACGCCACAAATCGTGAACTATTGCGTCATCTCCTCGACAAAGAGGGGTGGGCCATCTTGGAAGCCGAGGATGGGCGTCAGGTTCTGGATTGCCTTGCGGATCACACCCCTAGCCTAATCCTGCTAGATTTGATGATGCCTAAACTCGATGGCTTTGGAGTAGTTCACGAACTCCGAAACCGCCCTGATTGGAAGTCCATTCCGGTGATTGTGATTACAGCGAAAGAGTTAACGGCGAATGAACGCGACTACCTTCAAGGACGAGTTGAACAAATCCTATCTAAAGGCTCCTATCGTCATGAAGACCTCTTGGTTGAGATTCGTAAACGCATATCGATGGGTGCTGGTCAGCATTCGGTATAACGTGGCAGGATGAGTCGAGGAAGCAAATTATGCCAACCATTCTCTTGGTTGAAGATAACGAAATGAATCGAGACATGCTTTCTCGCCGCCTCTTTCGACGAGGGCATAAAGTTCTCATTGCCACCGACGGTCAACAGGGGGTTCAGCTTGCACAAGATCACCAGCCTGACCTCATCTTAATGGATATGAGCCTTCCCGTTTTAGACGGGTGGGCAGCGACTCGCCAGATCAAATCATTGCCCCAAACCCAGTCCATCCCCATCATTGCGCTGACAGCTCATGCAATGGCGGGCGATTGCGAGAAATGTATAGAAGCAGGCTGCGACGACTACGATACAAAACCCATCGAATTTTCGCGGCTCCTCGATAAGATTCAAGCGCTGTTGGCGCGAGGAGCCACACCATGACCCCCAATCCGGGCAGCAATCAAGGAGTTATTCTGGTCGTTGATGATAATGAAATGAATCGGGATCTCCTCTCCCGCCGCCTCCAGCGGCAGGGGCACAAGGTGTTCATGGCGATCGATGGCCAGGATGCCTTAGCCTCGGTGCAAACCCAGCCTTTTGATTTGATTCTGCTCGACATCATGATGCCGGGAATGAATGGGTATGACGTACTCGAGCGCCTTAAAACCGATCCCGCCTATCGCCATATTCCCGTGATCATGATTTCGGCCTTGGATGATATTGAAAGCATCGTGCGCTGTATTGAACTGGGCGCAGAGGATTATCTCTTCAAGCCGTTTAATCCAACGCTGCTCAAGGCTCGCATCGGCGCTAGCTTAGAAAAAAAGCGACTCCGAGATCAGGAACGGGCGTTTCTGGAACAACTTCAGACGGAACAGGCCAAATCAGAAGCGCTGTTGCTCAATATTTTGCCAGAGGCGATCGCCCAACGCCTAAAACACGGGGAGCAAACCATTGCCGATAACTTTACGGATGTCACTGTTCTATTTGCCGATATTGTTAACTTTACGGAATTTTCCGGTGCGCTGTCCCCGGCGGAACTAGTTGACCTGTTGAACCAAATTTTTTCGACCTTTGATCAACTGGCAGTACAGCACGGTCTCGAAAAAATTAAAACCATTGGTGATGCGTACCTGGTGGTGGGGGGATTGCCCACGCCACGCCCTGATCATGCCGATGCCGTAGCCGAAATGGCGCTCGATATGCTAGAGGCGATCGCCCAATTCGACGTACCGGGGACTGC
This window encodes:
- a CDS encoding response regulator; the encoded protein is MTPNPGSNQGVILVVDDNEMNRDLLSRRLQRQGHKVFMAIDGQDALASVQTQPFDLILLDIMMPGMNGYDVLERLKTDPAYRHIPVIMISALDDIESIVRCIELGAEDYLFKPFNPTLLKARIGASLEKKRLRDQERAFLEQLQTEQAKSEALLLNILPEAIAQRLKHGEQTIADNFTDVTVLFADIVNFTEFSGALSPAELVDLLNQIFSTFDQLAVQHGLEKIKTIGDAYLVVGGLPTPRPDHADAVAEMALDMLEAIAQFDVPGTAGGDRQPLTMRIGINTGPVGAGVIGIQKFTYDIWGDTVNIASRMESLGVPGRIQVTERTYECLQACYTFEERGWVDVKGKGQMKTYFLNQKCK
- a CDS encoding response regulator, which codes for MPTILLVEDNEMNRDMLSRRLFRRGHKVLIATDGQQGVQLAQDHQPDLILMDMSLPVLDGWAATRQIKSLPQTQSIPIIALTAHAMAGDCEKCIEAGCDDYDTKPIEFSRLLDKIQALLARGATP
- a CDS encoding response regulator, giving the protein RYLKVIVPVLDQDSRVTGAVMIFFSTANLRQAVQQQLGQVAIAATLIILAGLFASLILSRKVTAPIAQLTAAAAALEQQTFDPESLNTISRSPDELGSLARSFQNMAAQVYEREQSLQSAREALRRSEAYFRSLIENASDIILTLDATTTIRYASASLESVLGYTAEEWLNRSLLGLVHPDDLRMVNQTLQTVAQKEGISPPLEMRLRHADGHWITLEAIANNLLQDPAVNGLIFTLRDISERKQAEVFQQEKESAEQANRAKSQFLANMSHELRTPLNAIIGYSEMLQEEALDLDQEELVPDLEKIHTAGKHLLALINDILDLSKIEAGRMELYLEPFDIDELIDNVSMTLTPLIQKNRNKLVIQRGDSLGSMYADQTKVRQNLFNLLSNAAKFTENGTITLSVERAAATDNSENDWITFTVTDTGIGMTPQQQSRLFQAFTQADATTTRKYGGTGLGLAIAQRFCTMMGGNITVTSQVGTGSTFVMTLPAQVEKRQGHTLDVSSEPVLPDSEIPPPDPNGVPILVIDDDPTVHDLLRRSLSKEGFRIESALSSAAGLALACSIHPAVITLDVMMPQQDGWTTLTHLKSDPELSDIPVIMITMVNDQGIGYALGASDYLVKPVTRDRLLTVLNKHRPIQPPGTVLVADDDATNRELLRHLLDKEGWAILEAEDGRQVLDCLADHTPSLILLDLMMPKLDGFGVVHELRNRPDWKSIPVIVITAKELTANERDYLQGRVEQILSKGSYRHEDLLVEIRKRISMGAGQHSV